The proteins below come from a single Argentina anserina chromosome 1, drPotAnse1.1, whole genome shotgun sequence genomic window:
- the LOC126788643 gene encoding replication factor C subunit 3 — protein sequence MLWVDKYRPKTLDQATVHHDIAQNLKKLVAEQDLPHLLFYGPSGSGKKTLIIALIRQIFGPSADKVAVSNKTWKVDAGSRTIDIELTTLSSNNHMELSPSDAGFQDRYIVQEIIKDLAKERTTDPKGKKGYRILVLNEVDKLSREAQHSLRRTMEKYTASCRLILCCNSSSKVTEAIRSRCLNVRINAPTDEQIVKALEFIGKKEALQLPSGFAAHIAEKSNRSLRRAILSLESCHVQQYPFTSNQIIPSMDWEEYVTEIASDIMKEQSPKRLYAVRQKLYELLVNCIPPEIILKRLLYELLKKLDAELKHEVSHWAAYYEHRMRLGQKAIFHLEAFVAKFMSIYKAFLIAAFG from the exons ATGCTGTGGGTAGACAAGTACAGACCCAAAACCCTCGACCAGGCAACGGTCCACCACGACATCGCTCAAAACCTCAAGAAACTT GTTGCGGAGCAGGATTTGCCCCATCTTCTTTTTTACGGGCCTTCCGGCTCCGGCAAGAAAACCCTAATTATCGCCCTTATTCGTCAGATTTTCGGACCCAGCGCCGACAAG GTGGCGGTGTCGAACAAGACATGGAAAGTTGAT GCTGGGAGTAGAACAATTGACATAGAGCTGACTACATTATCAAGCAACAATCACATGGAACTGAGCCCCAGTGATGCAGGCTTTCAGGACAGATACATTGTTCAAGAGATAATCAAGGACCTGGCTAAAGAAAGAACCACTGACCCAAAAGGGAAAAAAGGATATAGAA TCTTGGTGTTGAATGAAGTTGACAAACTTTCCCGAGAAGCACAGCATTCTCTTCGAAGAACTATGGAGAAATATACAGCTTCATGCCGCCTAATACTATGTTGTAACAGTTCTTCAAAGGTTACTGAAGCAATCCGGTCACGGTGTCTAAATGTGCGAATAAATGCACCAACAGACGAACAG ATTGTTAAGGCATTGGAGTTCATTGGAAAGAAAGAAGCGCTTCAACTTCCTTCTGGTTTCGCTGCTCATATAGCTGAAAAGTCAAACAGGAGCTTAAGGAGAGCTATATTGTCTCTAGAAAGTTGCCATGTTCAACA GTATCCATTTACAAGCAACCAAATAATTCCTTCCATGGATTGGGAGGAATATGTTACAGAAATTGCATCTGATATAATGAAGGAGCAGAGTCCGAAAAG GCTTTATGCGGTGCGACAAAAGTTGTATGAACTTCTTGTTAATTGTATCCCTCCAGAGATCATTCTCAAG AGGCTGCTTTATGAGTTATTGAAGAAGTTGGATGCAGAATTGAAGCATGAGGTCAGCCATTGGGCAGCATATTAT GAACATAGGATGCGTCTTGGGCAGAAAGCCATATTTCACCTCGAAG cgTTCGTGGCCAAGTTCATGAGTATTTACAAGGCTTTCCTCATCGCAGCGTTTGGCTAA